One stretch of Sporocytophaga myxococcoides DSM 11118 DNA includes these proteins:
- a CDS encoding SOS response-associated peptidase, producing MCGRYSLTSSIEKLAKRFNIKVTDEFRPRFNAAPTQLLPVITNRNPTETSFMKWGLIPNWSLDDSTSTNLINARSETILTKGPFKQIIKSHRCLIPADGFYEWKKAGKAKVPHRITLSSDEIFTFAGLWDSWEDKKGDIINSFTVITTNANSLMSEIHERMPVILPRELEKEWIKMDLSDNEVTELLKPYPSDKMSFYKAHRAVNSAMYDTPECIQMAPKIYPGESFNLFE from the coding sequence ATGTGCGGAAGATACTCCCTAACCTCCTCGATAGAAAAATTAGCAAAACGATTTAACATAAAAGTGACTGATGAATTCAGACCACGGTTCAACGCTGCGCCAACACAATTGTTACCGGTCATTACCAACAGGAATCCGACTGAAACTTCATTCATGAAATGGGGACTTATTCCCAACTGGTCTCTTGATGATTCTACTTCTACTAACTTGATCAATGCCAGATCTGAAACCATTTTAACTAAAGGCCCCTTTAAACAAATCATCAAAAGCCACCGCTGCCTGATTCCTGCAGATGGTTTTTATGAGTGGAAAAAAGCAGGAAAAGCAAAAGTTCCTCATAGAATCACACTCTCCAGTGATGAAATCTTTACCTTTGCAGGCCTTTGGGATTCATGGGAAGATAAGAAAGGGGATATCATTAACTCCTTTACAGTCATCACAACCAATGCTAATTCTCTTATGTCTGAAATACATGAAAGAATGCCTGTAATCTTGCCTAGAGAGTTAGAAAAAGAATGGATAAAAATGGACTTATCTGACAATGAAGTTACTGAGCTATTAAAACCTTATCCTTCAGACAAGATGAGTTTCTACAAAGCACATCGGGCTGTAAATTCAGCAATGTATGATACTCCAGAGTGCATCCAGATGGCTCCAAAGATCTATCCTGGTGAAAGTTTTAACTTATTTGAATAA
- a CDS encoding helicase HerA-like domain-containing protein, producing MSDRLKQFEAQLLAGYTFKGEQIKLGAALLDGEVVNGTIVSLPLKTMNRHGLIAGATGTGKTKTLQTIAEGLSEHGVPVLMMDIKGDLSGIAAAGETNPKIEERQQKIAIPFTPKKFPVELLSLSGEKGVRLRATVSEFGPVLFSKILDLNDTQSGIVSLIFKYCDDERLPLLDLKDFKSVLQHIGNEGKENIQKKYGAISSASTGTILRKIIELEQQGAEKFFGEKSFEVEDLVRLDKDGKGFVSIIRLTDIQDKPKLFSTFMLSLLAEIYATFPEAGDLEKPKLVLFIDEAHLIFDEASKALLDQIEAIIKLIRSKGVGIFFCTQNPSDIPQAILGQLGMKVQHALRAFTANDRKMIRLTAENYPLTDFYKTEELLTSLGIGEAMITVLSEKGTPTPLAAVLLRSPQSRMNILSPAETDELIKNSQLVEKYNSVIDRKSAYEMLTEKIHSKDNESDQEEEPAEVTKEKSRRKEKSTLEEVMDSKITRDIGRTIFRELTRGLLGVLGVKSSSRRRR from the coding sequence ATGTCTGACAGACTGAAACAATTTGAAGCTCAACTTTTGGCTGGATATACTTTTAAAGGTGAACAGATTAAGTTAGGCGCAGCCTTGCTTGATGGAGAAGTTGTAAATGGAACAATAGTTTCTTTGCCCTTAAAAACAATGAACCGTCATGGTTTAATTGCTGGGGCCACTGGCACAGGTAAAACCAAAACGCTTCAGACAATTGCAGAAGGCCTGTCAGAACACGGTGTGCCGGTATTGATGATGGATATCAAAGGAGACCTTAGCGGAATTGCAGCTGCCGGAGAGACTAATCCAAAAATAGAAGAAAGACAACAAAAGATAGCCATTCCATTTACACCTAAAAAATTTCCGGTTGAGTTACTAAGTCTTTCAGGTGAAAAGGGAGTAAGACTAAGAGCTACTGTTTCAGAGTTTGGCCCAGTATTATTCAGCAAAATCCTTGATCTTAATGATACTCAAAGCGGAATAGTTTCCCTGATCTTTAAATATTGCGACGATGAACGCCTTCCACTTCTTGATCTAAAAGATTTTAAGTCTGTTCTTCAGCATATAGGCAATGAAGGGAAAGAAAATATTCAGAAAAAATATGGGGCTATCTCCTCTGCTTCAACAGGAACAATACTGAGAAAAATTATCGAGCTTGAGCAGCAAGGTGCCGAGAAGTTCTTCGGAGAAAAATCCTTCGAAGTTGAAGACCTTGTAAGGCTTGATAAAGATGGCAAGGGCTTTGTTTCTATCATTCGTTTAACTGACATACAGGACAAGCCAAAATTGTTCAGCACGTTCATGCTTAGCCTGCTTGCAGAGATATATGCCACCTTTCCTGAGGCCGGAGACCTTGAAAAACCTAAGCTTGTCCTTTTTATTGACGAAGCTCATTTAATATTTGATGAAGCAAGTAAAGCACTGCTTGATCAGATTGAAGCAATCATTAAGCTTATAAGATCCAAAGGTGTAGGTATATTTTTCTGTACTCAGAATCCCTCAGACATACCACAGGCTATTCTCGGACAGCTAGGAATGAAGGTACAACACGCATTGAGAGCCTTCACTGCTAATGATAGAAAAATGATTCGTCTTACTGCTGAAAACTATCCGCTTACTGATTTTTATAAGACAGAAGAATTGCTTACTTCATTAGGAATCGGAGAAGCAATGATAACAGTGCTGAGCGAAAAAGGAACACCAACACCACTGGCTGCAGTATTGCTAAGGTCACCACAATCACGCATGAATATTCTTTCACCTGCCGAAACGGATGAGCTTATAAAAAACTCCCAGCTGGTAGAAAAATATAATTCTGTTATTGACAGAAAAAGTGCTTACGAAATGCTCACGGAAAAAATCCATTCAAAGGATAATGAATCAGATCAGGAAGAAGAACCGGCTGAGGTTACTAAAGAAAAGAGCAGAAGAAAAGAAAAAAGCACGCTTGAAGAGGTTATGGATAGTAAAATAACCCGTGACATTGGGAGAACGATATTCAGAGAGCTTACAAGAGGATTATTAGGAGTACTTGGGGTTAAATCCTCATCAAGGAGAAGAAGATAA
- the treF gene encoding alpha,alpha-trehalase TreF produces the protein MRNCWFLSFFILLFHSVSAQKSPDKIYGELFEVVQMQQVFEDSKTFVDCIPIYDPDTILKNYYREKKSLDFDLSKFVSIHFLKPCTPSTDYLSDTAMSTKQHVEDLWPLLTRTPDTILNSSLIPLPFSYVVPGGRFREIYYWDSYFTMLGLQVSNDTLLIQNMVSNFSFLIKHAGFVPNGNRSYYLSRSQPPFFSLMVELLASQKSDTILNFYLPDLVKEYEFWMNGKDSITSRNGSYRRVVKLNGKQALNRYWDDLAEPRPESYREDILLSLNSDRKKEDLFRNIRAACESGWDFSSRWLDESQKLETIHTTDIIPVDLNCLLFHLEQTIAEVYTNAGDNKKAKHYHSLATERKKAIIKYCWNKKQKFFLDYDFNKQANTSVKSMAAGFPLFFEVCNKKKARLVKDELLNNFLSNGGLFTTLNKTAQQWDYSNGWAPLQYMVIKGLSNYGYSAEATLIAEKWVKLNEGVFKMTGKMLEKYNVKDPEIKGGGGEYPLQDGFGWTNGVFLKLSELVHKNDKKKPLKAFSMNKRRKLSGY, from the coding sequence ATGCGCAACTGCTGGTTTTTGTCTTTTTTTATTCTACTGTTTCATAGTGTCTCCGCTCAGAAAAGTCCGGATAAAATTTATGGTGAATTGTTTGAGGTGGTGCAAATGCAACAGGTATTTGAAGACTCCAAAACATTTGTTGATTGTATACCAATATATGATCCGGATACTATTCTAAAAAACTATTATCGCGAAAAAAAATCTCTTGACTTTGATCTTAGTAAATTTGTCTCAATTCATTTTTTAAAACCATGCACGCCTTCCACCGATTATCTGAGCGATACAGCAATGTCAACCAAACAACATGTTGAAGATCTTTGGCCATTGCTTACCCGAACGCCGGATACAATTCTTAACTCTTCACTGATACCTCTTCCATTCTCTTATGTAGTGCCGGGTGGTAGATTCAGGGAAATTTATTACTGGGACAGTTATTTTACCATGTTGGGCCTGCAGGTTTCTAATGACACCCTACTTATACAAAACATGGTGTCTAACTTTTCTTTTCTAATAAAGCATGCAGGCTTTGTGCCAAATGGTAACAGATCCTATTACTTAAGCAGATCACAACCTCCTTTTTTTTCTTTAATGGTTGAATTGCTGGCAAGCCAAAAAAGCGACACGATTCTTAATTTTTATCTTCCGGATCTAGTAAAAGAATATGAGTTCTGGATGAATGGGAAAGACTCGATTACCTCTCGTAACGGCTCATATAGAAGAGTTGTAAAGCTGAATGGAAAACAAGCATTAAACAGATATTGGGATGATTTAGCAGAGCCAAGACCTGAATCTTATAGGGAAGATATTTTATTGTCATTAAACTCTGATAGGAAAAAGGAAGACCTTTTTAGAAATATAAGAGCAGCCTGTGAATCCGGCTGGGATTTTAGCAGCAGATGGCTTGATGAATCTCAAAAACTTGAGACAATTCATACAACAGATATAATTCCAGTTGATCTTAATTGCCTTCTTTTTCATTTGGAACAAACTATAGCTGAAGTTTATACAAATGCAGGGGATAATAAAAAAGCAAAACATTATCACAGCCTTGCGACTGAAAGAAAAAAGGCTATCATAAAATATTGCTGGAATAAAAAACAGAAGTTTTTCCTTGATTACGATTTTAATAAGCAAGCCAATACTTCTGTAAAATCAATGGCCGCAGGTTTTCCACTATTTTTTGAAGTATGTAATAAAAAGAAAGCCAGGCTAGTGAAAGACGAGCTTTTAAATAACTTTTTAAGCAACGGAGGTTTGTTCACAACCTTGAATAAAACGGCTCAGCAATGGGACTATTCTAATGGCTGGGCTCCTTTGCAGTATATGGTCATTAAGGGATTGTCCAATTATGGCTACTCGGCAGAAGCAACTCTAATTGCAGAAAAATGGGTAAAGCTCAATGAGGGAGTTTTTAAAATGACAGGTAAAATGCTTGAAAAATATAATGTAAAAGATCCTGAAATAAAGGGTGGAGGAGGAGAGTATCCTTTACAGGATGGATTTGGCTGGACTAACGGAGTCTTCCTGAAGCTTTCCGAACTCGTCCATAAGAATGATAAGAAGAAACCATTGAAAGCCTTCTCCATGAATAAGCGGAGAAAACTTTCAGGTTATTAA